One window of the Actinomyces procaprae genome contains the following:
- the ndk gene encoding nucleoside-diphosphate kinase gives MTDAPERILVLLKPDAVERHLVGEILRRIEAKGYDLIALKLVAPTAEILAAHYAEHVDKPFYPGVVEYMTRGPVVAVVVEGERAVEGVRSLMGATDPTTAAPGTIRGDLGRDWGTSAIQNLVHGSDSPASAEREIAIWFPELVN, from the coding sequence ATGACCGACGCTCCCGAACGCATCCTCGTCCTGCTCAAGCCAGATGCCGTGGAGCGGCACCTGGTTGGTGAGATTCTGCGACGTATCGAGGCCAAGGGCTACGACCTCATCGCTCTGAAGCTGGTGGCACCCACTGCTGAGATCCTGGCCGCCCACTACGCCGAGCACGTTGACAAGCCCTTCTATCCCGGGGTCGTGGAGTACATGACCCGGGGGCCCGTCGTCGCCGTCGTCGTCGAGGGCGAGCGCGCGGTGGAGGGGGTGCGCTCACTGATGGGAGCGACCGACCCGACTACGGCGGCGCCTGGAACCATCCGCGGCGATCTCGGACGCGACTGGGGCACGAGCGCCATCCAGAACCTGGTGCACGGCTCGGACTCGCCGGCATCCGCCGAGCGTGAGATCGCGATCTGGTTCCCCGAGCTGGTGAACTGA
- a CDS encoding bifunctional folylpolyglutamate synthase/dihydrofolate synthase: protein MSSEQQQDRHTHAGEETGTHPGAAFGIPAGAEGEDVVDAVYGPGGTFSGIDPDLLPYLEAADSPAGESPAQAAEEDAAAGHSRERDEAEDLAALRELVAANMVPGGDLDRLDALLAEVDADDSDDWEDWEPVLPDAETEAADGDDRHRAELAAAAHAVEVSARMRQVEAEILSRAPEHQVQPSLERVAAVLDILGNPERSYRIVHVAGTNGKTSTARMTERLLAATGMRTGRFTSPHLATIRERIALGGEPISEEDFIAAWEDVAPYIEMVDARSQADGGPRLSFFEVLTVMALAAFADHPVDVAVIEVGMGGTWDSTNVVPGDVEVITSIGLDHGTWLGTTLAEVAANKAGIIKDGSTLITAAQPEAVQAVIADAARAHQVLWRRELDAEEDPDAPGAGVLRVLDRSLGVGGQMVTLATAAAVYEDVFVPLHGEYQAHNALLALAAAEAVFGGRQLPAKVVEDGFASVTSPGRLEVLRTSPTVIVDAGHNPHGVTALADAVEEAFGFQHLVAVVGLMKDKDAEGILSVLEPACDAVVCVPIDSPRAMDAEDLGVVAREVFGADRVVVAPTLLAGTEQAVNMSEGFDAPLTASGVLIIGSVVLAAQARALFGKP from the coding sequence ATGAGCAGCGAGCAGCAGCAGGATCGGCACACCCACGCCGGTGAGGAGACGGGGACTCACCCGGGTGCCGCCTTCGGCATCCCCGCCGGAGCGGAGGGCGAGGACGTCGTCGACGCCGTCTATGGACCCGGAGGAACATTCTCCGGCATCGACCCCGACCTGCTGCCCTACCTGGAGGCCGCAGACTCACCCGCGGGCGAGTCCCCGGCCCAGGCCGCCGAGGAGGACGCCGCTGCCGGCCACAGCAGGGAGCGGGACGAGGCTGAGGACCTGGCCGCCCTGCGCGAGCTGGTCGCCGCCAACATGGTGCCCGGCGGCGACCTCGACCGTCTGGATGCCCTTCTCGCTGAAGTGGACGCCGATGACAGCGACGACTGGGAGGACTGGGAGCCGGTTCTGCCCGACGCCGAGACCGAAGCGGCGGACGGTGACGACCGGCACCGCGCGGAACTGGCCGCGGCCGCGCACGCCGTCGAGGTGTCTGCCCGTATGCGGCAGGTAGAGGCGGAGATCCTCTCCCGCGCCCCGGAGCACCAGGTGCAGCCCTCACTGGAGCGCGTCGCAGCCGTGCTCGACATCCTGGGGAATCCCGAACGCAGCTACCGGATCGTGCATGTGGCCGGCACTAACGGCAAGACCTCCACAGCCCGTATGACCGAGCGGCTGCTTGCGGCAACGGGCATGCGCACCGGACGCTTCACCAGTCCGCACCTGGCCACGATCCGCGAGCGCATCGCCCTTGGCGGCGAGCCCATCAGCGAGGAGGACTTCATCGCCGCCTGGGAGGATGTCGCCCCCTACATCGAGATGGTCGACGCCCGTTCCCAGGCCGACGGCGGTCCGCGGCTGAGCTTCTTCGAAGTGCTCACGGTTATGGCACTGGCGGCATTCGCGGACCATCCGGTCGACGTGGCGGTGATCGAGGTCGGCATGGGCGGCACCTGGGACTCCACCAACGTTGTGCCCGGTGATGTCGAGGTCATCACCTCGATCGGACTCGACCACGGCACCTGGCTCGGCACCACCTTGGCGGAGGTCGCGGCCAACAAGGCCGGCATCATCAAGGACGGATCCACGCTGATCACGGCCGCGCAGCCGGAGGCGGTGCAGGCGGTGATCGCTGACGCGGCCCGCGCCCATCAGGTCCTGTGGCGGCGTGAGCTCGATGCGGAGGAGGACCCCGACGCCCCCGGTGCCGGCGTGCTGCGGGTGCTCGACCGCTCCCTGGGTGTCGGGGGCCAGATGGTCACGCTTGCAACGGCCGCCGCCGTGTACGAGGACGTGTTCGTTCCCCTTCACGGCGAGTATCAGGCGCATAACGCCCTGCTGGCACTGGCCGCCGCGGAGGCGGTCTTCGGTGGCAGGCAGCTTCCGGCGAAGGTCGTCGAGGACGGTTTCGCATCCGTCACCAGCCCTGGTCGCCTGGAGGTGCTGCGTACCAGCCCGACGGTGATCGTCGACGCCGGGCACAACCCTCACGGTGTTACCGCCCTGGCGGACGCCGTGGAGGAGGCCTTTGGCTTCCAGCACCTGGTCGCCGTCGTCGGGTTGATGAAGGACAAGGACGCCGAGGGCATCCTGTCCGTCCTGGAGCCGGCCTGTGATGCGGTGGTGTGCGTGCCCATTGATTCCCCACGGGCCATGGACGCCGAGGACCTGGGTGTAGTGGCGCGAGAGGTATTCGGTGCCGACCGGGTGGTGGTCGCACCGACGCTGCTGGCTGGAACGGAGCAGGCGGTGAACATGTCCGAGGGATTCGATGCGCCTCTGACCGCCTCGGGTGTGCTCATCATCGGCTCGGTAGTGCTGGCTGCGCAGGCGCGTGCGCTGTTCGGCAAGCCCTGA
- a CDS encoding MBL fold metallo-hydrolase produces MTELLPRHGLGFLVVGGPTVVIDVAGLRLVLDPTFDPPTDYGALRKTRGPAVEAQALADVDVVLVSHADHADNLDVSGRAFALAAPRLLTNPGSARQLGAGAEGLAPWQSASVGDGVTVTAVPAQHGPADGETDAAGFVNCEVTGFVIQAPGTTIYCTGDNASLELITRVKERLGGIDHAVLNAGRATVPAKLSGRPLSLTAERAGAAAQVLGAPHVVVVHQTGWEHFADGPGATLRAFRDAGILDRLDRTPEGEWSICGAPPRLRNNHRDR; encoded by the coding sequence ATGACTGAATTGCTGCCCCGTCACGGCCTCGGCTTCCTGGTCGTCGGCGGTCCCACCGTGGTCATCGACGTTGCCGGCCTGCGCCTGGTGCTCGACCCCACCTTCGACCCGCCCACCGACTACGGTGCCCTGCGCAAGACCCGCGGCCCGGCAGTGGAGGCGCAGGCACTCGCGGACGTCGACGTGGTGCTGGTCAGCCACGCCGACCATGCGGACAATCTCGACGTCTCCGGACGCGCCTTCGCCCTGGCTGCGCCGCGGCTGCTCACCAACCCCGGCTCGGCCCGCCAGCTCGGGGCGGGTGCCGAGGGCCTGGCCCCCTGGCAGTCCGCCTCGGTGGGCGACGGCGTCACCGTCACCGCCGTGCCCGCTCAGCACGGTCCTGCCGACGGTGAGACAGACGCCGCCGGATTCGTCAACTGCGAGGTCACCGGCTTCGTCATCCAGGCCCCCGGCACCACCATCTACTGCACCGGAGACAACGCCTCCCTGGAGCTGATCACCCGGGTCAAGGAGCGCTTGGGCGGCATTGACCACGCGGTGCTCAACGCAGGCCGGGCGACTGTGCCCGCGAAGCTTTCGGGCCGGCCATTGAGCCTTACCGCTGAGCGGGCCGGCGCAGCCGCACAGGTGCTCGGTGCGCCGCACGTCGTCGTCGTCCACCAGACCGGCTGGGAGCACTTCGCCGACGGGCCGGGAGCCACCCTGCGCGCATTCCGTGACGCCGGCATCCTGGACCGCCTGGACCGGACCCCCGAGGGCGAGTGGAGCATTTGCGGCGCACCACCCCGCCTCCGGAATAACCACCGAGATCGGTAG
- a CDS encoding sugar transferase, which translates to MTHSTVPLASTPSTPGSRRAPLGRSSREDAQSPPPVATSVAKRIFDVTASALLIAALTPVWLVVPLLVRRQDGGPALFRQTRIGLNGQEFQMWKFRTMRVNADAELERLLREQNRLDKPLFKVENDPRITRLGRILRRTSIDELPQLFNVLQGTMSLVGPRPQIPREVAMYDAVAARRLRAKPGMTGLWQVSGRSLLPWEEAIRLDLFYVDNWTLLLDLKILCRTVKVVLAQEGSG; encoded by the coding sequence ATGACCCACTCAACCGTTCCCCTGGCCTCAACACCTTCCACCCCCGGGAGCAGGAGGGCGCCGCTCGGGCGCAGCTCCCGTGAAGACGCGCAGTCACCTCCGCCAGTCGCTACCTCGGTGGCCAAACGCATCTTCGACGTGACCGCGTCGGCCCTGCTCATTGCGGCCCTCACGCCGGTCTGGCTCGTCGTCCCCCTGCTCGTGCGCAGGCAGGACGGCGGCCCCGCCCTGTTCCGGCAGACCCGGATCGGTCTGAACGGGCAGGAGTTCCAGATGTGGAAGTTCCGCACCATGCGTGTGAACGCCGATGCCGAGCTGGAGCGGCTGCTGCGCGAGCAGAACCGTCTCGACAAGCCCCTGTTCAAGGTTGAGAACGATCCCCGCATCACGCGTCTCGGCAGAATACTGCGGCGCACCTCCATCGACGAGCTGCCGCAGCTGTTCAACGTGTTGCAGGGCACCATGAGCCTGGTGGGGCCACGCCCACAGATCCCCAGGGAGGTCGCCATGTACGACGCCGTGGCCGCCCGCCGGCTGCGGGCCAAGCCGGGCATGACCGGCCTGTGGCAGGTCAGTGGACGCTCCCTCCTGCCGTGGGAGGAGGCCATCCGCCTGGACCTGTTCTACGTGGACAACTGGACGCTGCTGCTGGACCTGAAGATCCTGTGCCGGACCGTCAAGGTGGTGCTGGCCCAGGAGGGCTCGGGGTGA
- a CDS encoding YveK family protein, protein MTLADILALTRRWAWLLVLAALVGGGLGYAVVRLSPVTYTATATAYVRVEPGVVDQSGAAQQYAAEQLAISQAESLVPVITSPVVAQAVAESLGLDSSPAALADALTATHTADTHTLVITAHAESAALAQRMADAAVTQTAAVLENLEGTQAPVEVVLMSSAELDDVSRSPSSSRTVAAGAVGLPVLTYAVVLLAAVLGTHPREPASADVAEQDAADAAHP, encoded by the coding sequence ATGACGCTGGCAGACATCCTCGCGCTGACCCGGCGCTGGGCCTGGCTCCTGGTCCTGGCCGCGCTGGTCGGCGGCGGCCTCGGCTACGCCGTCGTGCGGCTTTCCCCCGTGACCTATACGGCCACCGCCACGGCCTATGTGCGCGTGGAGCCCGGCGTCGTCGACCAGAGCGGCGCGGCCCAGCAGTACGCGGCCGAGCAGCTGGCCATCAGCCAGGCCGAGTCACTGGTCCCCGTGATCACCTCCCCGGTGGTTGCCCAGGCGGTGGCCGAGTCCCTCGGGCTGGACAGCTCCCCCGCGGCGCTGGCCGATGCCCTCACCGCCACCCACACCGCCGACACCCACACGCTGGTGATTACGGCGCATGCGGAGTCGGCCGCGCTCGCACAGCGCATGGCCGACGCCGCCGTCACCCAGACCGCCGCCGTGCTTGAGAACCTGGAGGGAACTCAGGCACCGGTAGAGGTGGTGCTGATGTCCTCGGCCGAACTCGATGATGTGTCGCGCTCGCCGTCGTCCAGCCGCACGGTCGCCGCAGGCGCCGTCGGCCTTCCGGTGCTGACCTACGCAGTCGTGCTGCTCGCCGCCGTGCTGGGAACCCATCCCCGGGAACCAGCGAGTGCTGACGTGGCCGAGCAGGACGCCGCCGACGCAGCCCACCCCTGA